The following coding sequences lie in one Pungitius pungitius chromosome 18, fPunPun2.1, whole genome shotgun sequence genomic window:
- the cdc26 gene encoding anaphase-promoting complex subunit CDC26, producing MLRRKPTRLELKIDDTEEFESVKKELETRKRQREEAESGGGAGGASLSVDIIGGGASTSSSTAASRAELINERIGYKPHPKPATLPTLFGSLQF from the exons ATGTTGAGGAGGAAACCGACTCGTCTGGAGCTGAAGATCGACGACACCGAAGAGTTTGAGAGCGTCAAGAAAGAGCTTGAG ACCAGGAAGCGTCAACGTGAGGAGGCGGAgtcaggaggaggagcgggcggGGCTTCTCTCAGTGTTGACATCATCGGGGGCGGGGCCTCAACATCTTCCTCGACAGCTGCTTCGAGGGCGGAGCTTATAAACGAGCGAATAGGTTACAAGCCCCACCCCAAACCGGCCACGCTGCCCACCTTATTTGGGAGTTTACAGttttaa
- the fer gene encoding tyrosine-protein kinase Fer isoform X1, translated as MGFGRDLRNSHEGLLKLQDWELKLLETVKRFMTLRVKSDKEYAALLLSMTQQSEKPEAADYVSTVSKSWSQVVRQTEALGRVMRTHADDLNSGPLHRLATLIRDKQQVKKSYQSLHQQLESHTHKVTRTDLDKLKVAYRQLSRDANNAKEKYREALMKGREAERARERYDKATAKLHNLHNQYVLAVCGARTQQEEHRRHAAPALLDALQRMQEDMTLALKSILEEYCEISSLLTEEIVTAHQEISAAVEQIDPLAEYQHFIDAYRSPETQEASVEFDASLLDETDNLPANEILWNTLTADSLQVMLSSASEELSLTQQSLSTKEAMANDLHSKIQTSQQSAERKSDCVLLLSQKLSVLELHHAVQSLRGSEARLASQKALLDAKMADAATSPPPPPPPPALPYEDDARSVGSADKKEKSSRFDTLRHSLAGMIRSPKVLLGSSSSQFFDVIPTSERPLAEQEWYHGAIPRTEAQELLRQQGDFLVRESHGKPGEYVLSVFSDEQRRHFIIQYADSQYRFEGTGFSTIPQLIEHHFSTKQVITKKSGVVLLNPVVKDKKWILNHEDVVLGELLGKGNFGEVFIGTLQRDKTPVAVKTCKEDLPPELKIRFLSEARILKQYDHPNIVKLIGVCTQRQPIYIVMELVPGGDFLSFLRKKKDELKTKQLVRFSVDAAAGMAYLESKNCIHRDLAARNCLVGDGSVLKISDFGMSRQEDDGIYSSSGLKQIPIKWTAPEALNYGRYSSDSDVWSYGILLWETFSLGVCPYPGMTNQQAREQVEKGYRMSCPQRCPDDVYKVMQRCWQYNPDERPKFSDLQRDLAAIKKK; from the exons ATGGGGTTCGGTCGGGATCTGAGGAATTCCCACGAGGGATTATTGAAGCTGCAGGATTGGGAGTTAAAG CTGCTGGAGACAGTGAAGCGCTTCATGACGCTGCGAGTGAAGAGCGACAAAGAATACGCGGCTCTGCTGCTCAGCATGACTCAACAGAGCGAGAAACCGGAAGCAGCCGACTACGTCAGCACCGTGAGCAAG tCCTGGTCCCAGGTGGTCCGGCAGACCGAGGCTCTGGGTCGGGTCATGAGGACTCACGCGGATGATCTGAACTCAGGTCCTCTTCACCGATTGGCCACGTTGATCCGAGACAAGCAGCAGGTGAAGAAGAGCTACCAGAGTCTTCATCAGCAGCTGGAGAGCCACACCCACAag GTAACGAGGACGGACCTTGACAAGCTGAAGGTGGCGTATCGTCAGCTGAGCCGTGACGCTAACAACGCTAAAGAGAAGTACCGAGAGGCGCTGATGAAag GCCGGGAGGCGGAGCGCGCCCGCGAGCGCTACGACAAAGCGACGGCGAAGCTCCACAACCTCCACAACCAGTACGTGCTGGCGGTGTGCGGCGCCCGcacgcagcaggaggagcaccgGCGCCACGCCGCCCCGGCGCTGCTGGACGCCCTGCAGAGGATGCAGGAGGACATGACGCTCGcact taagaGCATCCTGGAGGAGTACTGTGAGATCAGCAGCCTGCTGACGGAGGAGATCGTCACGGCTCATCAGGAGATCTCGGCGGCGGTGGAGCAGATCGACCCGCTGGCCGAGTACCAGCACTTCATCGACGCCTACCG gtctCCGGAGACTCAGGAGGCGAGCGTGGAGTTTGACGCCTCTCTATTGGACGAGACGGACAACCTGCCGGCCAATGAGATCCTCTGGAACACGCTGACAGCCGACAGCCTGCAAGTCAT GTTGTCCTCGGCGTCGGAGGAGCTGTCCCTCACTCAGCAGAGCCTGAGTACCAAGGAGGCGATGGCCAACGACCTCCACTCCAAGATCCAGACGAGTCAGCAAAGCGCCGAGAGGAAGAGCGA CTGTGTCCTGCTGCTCAGTCAGAAACTCTCTGTCCTCGAGCTTCATCACGCCGTCCAATCGCTGCGCGGCTCAGAGGCCCGCCTCGCCTCCCAGAAGGCCTTGCTGGACGCCAAGATGGCCGACGCTGCTACCtccccgcccccgccgcctcccccccccgccctgccgTACGAGGACGACGCCCGCTCAGTCGGCTCCGCT gacaaaaaggagaagagcTCTCGGTTCGACACTCTGCGTCACTCTCTGGCCGGAATGATCCGTTCTCCTAAAGTCCTGctgggctcctcctcctcg cagttCTTTGATGTGATCCCCACGTCGGAGCGCCCCCTGGCGGAGCAGGAGTGGTACCACGGCGCCATCCCCCGCACCGAGGCCCAGGAGTTGCTACGGCAACAGGGAGACTTCCTGGTGAGGGAGAGTCACGGTAAACCGGGCGAGTACGTCCTGTCGGTGTTTTCTGACGAGCAGAGGCGACACTTCATCATCCAGTACGCCGAC AGTCAGTACCGCTTCGAGGGGACCGGCTTCTCTACGATTCCTCAGCTCATCGAGCATCACTTCTCCACCAAACAGGTCATCACCAAGAAGTCTGGAGTCGTGCTGCTCAACCCCGTCGTCAAG GATAAGAAATGGATCCTGAACCACGAGGACGTGGTGCTGGGGGAGCTGCTGGGGAAG GGTAACTTTGGCGAGGTGTTCATAGGAACGTTGCAGCGCGACAAAACGCCGGTGGCTGTGAAGACGTGTAAAGAAGATTTACCTCCAGAGCTGAAGATCAGGTTCCTGTCGGAGGCCAG GATCCTGAAGCAGTACGACCACCCGAACATCGTGAAGCTGATTGGCGTGTGCACGCAGAGACAGCCGATCTACATCGTCATGGAGCTGGTTcctg GTGGAGACTTCCTGTCCTttctgaggaagaagaaggacgaGTTGAAGACCAAGCAGCTGGTTCGCTTCTCCGTGGACGCTGCCGCCGGCATGGCGTACCTGGAGAGCAAGAACTGCATCCACAG GGACCTGGCAGCGAGGAACTGTCTGGTGGGAGACGGCAGCGTGTTGAAGATCAGTGACTTTGGGATGAGTCGTCAGGAGGACGACGGCATTTATTCCTCATCGGGACTCAAACAGATTCCCATCAAGTGGACGGCTCCGGAGGCGCTGAACTACg gtcgttaCAGCTCTGATAGCGACGTGTGGAGTTATGGGATCCTGCTATGGGAGACTTTCAGTCTGGGGGTGTGTCCTTATCCTGGGATGACCAATCAGCAAGCTCGAGAGCAGGTGGAGAAAG GTTACAGAATGTCCTGTCCTCAGCGTTGCCCTGACGACGTGTACAAGGTGATGCAGCGCTGTTGGCAGTACAATCCTGACGAGCGACCCAAGTTCTCTGATCTGCAGCGAGACCTCGCCGCCATCAAGAagaagtga
- the fer gene encoding tyrosine-protein kinase Fer isoform X2 — MGFGRDLRNSHEGLLKLQDWELKLLETVKRFMTLRVKSDKEYAALLLSMTQQSEKPEAADYVSTVSKSWSQVVRQTEALGRVMRTHADDLNSGPLHRLATLIRDKQQVKKSYQSLHQQLESHTHKVTRTDLDKLKVAYRQLSRDANNAKEKYREALMKGREAERARERYDKATAKLHNLHNQYVLAVCGARTQQEEHRRHAAPALLDALQRMQEDMTLALKSILEEYCEISSLLTEEIVTAHQEISAAVEQIDPLAEYQHFIDAYRSPETQEASVEFDASLLDETDNLPANEILWNTLTADSLQVMLSSASEELSLTQQSLSTKEAMANDLHSKIQTSQQSAERKSDCVLLLSQKLSVLELHHAVQSLRGSEARLASQKALLDAKMADAATSPPPPPPPPALPYEDDARSVGSADKKEKSSRFDTLRHSLAGMIRSPKVLLGSSSSFFDVIPTSERPLAEQEWYHGAIPRTEAQELLRQQGDFLVRESHGKPGEYVLSVFSDEQRRHFIIQYADSQYRFEGTGFSTIPQLIEHHFSTKQVITKKSGVVLLNPVVKDKKWILNHEDVVLGELLGKGNFGEVFIGTLQRDKTPVAVKTCKEDLPPELKIRFLSEARILKQYDHPNIVKLIGVCTQRQPIYIVMELVPGGDFLSFLRKKKDELKTKQLVRFSVDAAAGMAYLESKNCIHRDLAARNCLVGDGSVLKISDFGMSRQEDDGIYSSSGLKQIPIKWTAPEALNYGRYSSDSDVWSYGILLWETFSLGVCPYPGMTNQQAREQVEKGYRMSCPQRCPDDVYKVMQRCWQYNPDERPKFSDLQRDLAAIKKK, encoded by the exons ATGGGGTTCGGTCGGGATCTGAGGAATTCCCACGAGGGATTATTGAAGCTGCAGGATTGGGAGTTAAAG CTGCTGGAGACAGTGAAGCGCTTCATGACGCTGCGAGTGAAGAGCGACAAAGAATACGCGGCTCTGCTGCTCAGCATGACTCAACAGAGCGAGAAACCGGAAGCAGCCGACTACGTCAGCACCGTGAGCAAG tCCTGGTCCCAGGTGGTCCGGCAGACCGAGGCTCTGGGTCGGGTCATGAGGACTCACGCGGATGATCTGAACTCAGGTCCTCTTCACCGATTGGCCACGTTGATCCGAGACAAGCAGCAGGTGAAGAAGAGCTACCAGAGTCTTCATCAGCAGCTGGAGAGCCACACCCACAag GTAACGAGGACGGACCTTGACAAGCTGAAGGTGGCGTATCGTCAGCTGAGCCGTGACGCTAACAACGCTAAAGAGAAGTACCGAGAGGCGCTGATGAAag GCCGGGAGGCGGAGCGCGCCCGCGAGCGCTACGACAAAGCGACGGCGAAGCTCCACAACCTCCACAACCAGTACGTGCTGGCGGTGTGCGGCGCCCGcacgcagcaggaggagcaccgGCGCCACGCCGCCCCGGCGCTGCTGGACGCCCTGCAGAGGATGCAGGAGGACATGACGCTCGcact taagaGCATCCTGGAGGAGTACTGTGAGATCAGCAGCCTGCTGACGGAGGAGATCGTCACGGCTCATCAGGAGATCTCGGCGGCGGTGGAGCAGATCGACCCGCTGGCCGAGTACCAGCACTTCATCGACGCCTACCG gtctCCGGAGACTCAGGAGGCGAGCGTGGAGTTTGACGCCTCTCTATTGGACGAGACGGACAACCTGCCGGCCAATGAGATCCTCTGGAACACGCTGACAGCCGACAGCCTGCAAGTCAT GTTGTCCTCGGCGTCGGAGGAGCTGTCCCTCACTCAGCAGAGCCTGAGTACCAAGGAGGCGATGGCCAACGACCTCCACTCCAAGATCCAGACGAGTCAGCAAAGCGCCGAGAGGAAGAGCGA CTGTGTCCTGCTGCTCAGTCAGAAACTCTCTGTCCTCGAGCTTCATCACGCCGTCCAATCGCTGCGCGGCTCAGAGGCCCGCCTCGCCTCCCAGAAGGCCTTGCTGGACGCCAAGATGGCCGACGCTGCTACCtccccgcccccgccgcctcccccccccgccctgccgTACGAGGACGACGCCCGCTCAGTCGGCTCCGCT gacaaaaaggagaagagcTCTCGGTTCGACACTCTGCGTCACTCTCTGGCCGGAATGATCCGTTCTCCTAAAGTCCTGctgggctcctcctcctcg ttCTTTGATGTGATCCCCACGTCGGAGCGCCCCCTGGCGGAGCAGGAGTGGTACCACGGCGCCATCCCCCGCACCGAGGCCCAGGAGTTGCTACGGCAACAGGGAGACTTCCTGGTGAGGGAGAGTCACGGTAAACCGGGCGAGTACGTCCTGTCGGTGTTTTCTGACGAGCAGAGGCGACACTTCATCATCCAGTACGCCGAC AGTCAGTACCGCTTCGAGGGGACCGGCTTCTCTACGATTCCTCAGCTCATCGAGCATCACTTCTCCACCAAACAGGTCATCACCAAGAAGTCTGGAGTCGTGCTGCTCAACCCCGTCGTCAAG GATAAGAAATGGATCCTGAACCACGAGGACGTGGTGCTGGGGGAGCTGCTGGGGAAG GGTAACTTTGGCGAGGTGTTCATAGGAACGTTGCAGCGCGACAAAACGCCGGTGGCTGTGAAGACGTGTAAAGAAGATTTACCTCCAGAGCTGAAGATCAGGTTCCTGTCGGAGGCCAG GATCCTGAAGCAGTACGACCACCCGAACATCGTGAAGCTGATTGGCGTGTGCACGCAGAGACAGCCGATCTACATCGTCATGGAGCTGGTTcctg GTGGAGACTTCCTGTCCTttctgaggaagaagaaggacgaGTTGAAGACCAAGCAGCTGGTTCGCTTCTCCGTGGACGCTGCCGCCGGCATGGCGTACCTGGAGAGCAAGAACTGCATCCACAG GGACCTGGCAGCGAGGAACTGTCTGGTGGGAGACGGCAGCGTGTTGAAGATCAGTGACTTTGGGATGAGTCGTCAGGAGGACGACGGCATTTATTCCTCATCGGGACTCAAACAGATTCCCATCAAGTGGACGGCTCCGGAGGCGCTGAACTACg gtcgttaCAGCTCTGATAGCGACGTGTGGAGTTATGGGATCCTGCTATGGGAGACTTTCAGTCTGGGGGTGTGTCCTTATCCTGGGATGACCAATCAGCAAGCTCGAGAGCAGGTGGAGAAAG GTTACAGAATGTCCTGTCCTCAGCGTTGCCCTGACGACGTGTACAAGGTGATGCAGCGCTGTTGGCAGTACAATCCTGACGAGCGACCCAAGTTCTCTGATCTGCAGCGAGACCTCGCCGCCATCAAGAagaagtga
- the rnf224 gene encoding RING finger protein 224 — MRRKKKKIQNKMSDSRKEKEKEEEEEEEEEGNCEPLPPPPSSVAVETMMTLRRQDLVCIVCFGSYDVATRLPRRLHCGHAFCQACLKRLDTVINEQVWIPCPQCRQNTPRPRGGAAGLDLDLASFLGVKAQQTCASSRGSARGGGGGAAAPDRKSWLGKEVADDGWSHGGLAEPRFHRYGNCCPPPSYWLCCLFCCPGRG; from the exons atgagaaggaaaaagaagaaaattcaG AACAAAATGTCAgacagcagaaaagaaaaagaaaaggaagaagaggaggaagaagaggaggaagggaactGTGagccactccctcctcctccttcctccgttGCCGTGGAGACGATGATGACACTGAGGAGGCAGGACCTGGTGTGTATTGTGTGCTTCGGCAGCTACGACGTGGCGACGCGGTTGCCGCGACGACTTCACTGTGGCCACGCCTTCTGCCAGGCCTGCCTGAAGAGACTGGACACGGTCATCAACGAACAG GTGTGGATCCCATGTCCTCAGTGCCGACAGAACACGCCTCGGCCcagagggggggcggcggggctGGACCTGGACTTGGCCTCCTTCCTGGGAGTGAAGGCCCAGCAGACCTGCGCCTCCTCCCGGGGCTCCGcccgcggcggggggggcggcgccgcGGCTCCGGACAGGAAGTCGTGGTTGGGGAAGGAGGTGGCGGACGACGGCTGGTCGCACGGCGGTCTGGCCGAGCCGCGCTTCCATCGCTATGGAAACTGCTGCCCGCCCCCCTCCTATTGGCTGTGCTGCTTGTTCTGCTGTCCGGGGCGGGGCTAA